A window of the Deltaproteobacteria bacterium CG2_30_66_27 genome harbors these coding sequences:
- a CDS encoding indolepyruvate oxidoreductase, translating into MQGNDAIARGLVAAGCAVAASYPGTPASEILSSIDRWRKKSGAAMHVEWAVNEKVALEIAYTAAITGLRAAVSMKQVGLNVASDPLLSAAYLGVTGGFLVVSADDPGPHSSQTEQDSRLLAMMAKVPVLDPASPAQAMALAGTGFDLSEAFGVPVMLRPTTRVCHASQDVDAPPFRPPVRVARFVKDPARWAATPVFRRKLHDRLAEKIAAIAAWPATAPIRMNPEVSAAKAVVASGVVFAHAGELFGELGISDRVALYQVIQPYPLHAAFIDHLLETYEEILVLEESAPVIEMQVADRRRVRGRLTGVVPGTGELLPEIVERLLSRFAGLPVPGGPLPVQGGGRRPTLCPGCAHRSSFYAIRKAAPAGIYPSDIGCYTLGINLGAVDTVLCMGAAVSQAAGFDYAHRLSGKPVDIVATIGDSTFYHSGIPPLIDAVVQGARFVLVILDNGTTAMTGNQPTPGTGIGVGGETTAAVDMEGLVRACGVRFCRVANPDRLPEFVALLKEALVHAHERGVAVVIARQPCAMVARAAGGTSPGAIVVTGECTGCRHCVDRFECPALVFDEASNRVRVDEMICTGCGVCVHVCPVGAIRTRSAGEKRP; encoded by the coding sequence ATGCAGGGGAACGACGCCATCGCGCGCGGGCTGGTCGCCGCCGGCTGCGCGGTCGCGGCCTCCTATCCGGGGACGCCCGCCTCCGAGATCCTCTCCTCGATCGATCGCTGGCGGAAAAAGAGCGGCGCGGCGATGCACGTCGAATGGGCGGTGAATGAAAAGGTCGCGCTCGAGATCGCCTACACCGCCGCCATCACGGGCTTGCGCGCCGCGGTCAGCATGAAGCAGGTGGGGTTGAACGTCGCCTCCGACCCGTTGCTGAGCGCCGCCTATCTCGGCGTGACGGGCGGGTTCCTGGTCGTCAGCGCGGACGACCCGGGTCCCCACTCCTCGCAGACGGAGCAGGACAGCCGGCTCCTGGCGATGATGGCGAAGGTGCCGGTCCTCGACCCGGCCTCTCCCGCGCAGGCGATGGCGCTCGCGGGGACCGGGTTCGACCTCTCGGAGGCGTTCGGCGTTCCCGTGATGCTGCGGCCGACGACGCGCGTCTGCCACGCGAGCCAGGACGTCGACGCGCCTCCGTTCCGGCCTCCGGTGCGGGTAGCCCGGTTCGTGAAGGATCCGGCCCGATGGGCGGCGACCCCCGTGTTCCGCAGGAAGCTGCACGACCGCCTCGCCGAAAAGATCGCGGCGATCGCCGCGTGGCCCGCGACCGCCCCGATCCGAATGAACCCGGAGGTTTCGGCGGCGAAGGCCGTGGTGGCCTCGGGCGTCGTGTTCGCGCATGCCGGGGAGCTGTTCGGCGAGCTGGGGATTTCGGACCGGGTCGCGCTGTACCAGGTGATCCAGCCGTACCCGCTGCACGCCGCCTTCATCGACCATCTACTGGAAACGTACGAGGAGATCCTCGTCCTCGAGGAGTCGGCGCCGGTGATCGAGATGCAGGTCGCGGATCGGCGCCGCGTGCGCGGACGGTTGACCGGCGTGGTTCCCGGAACGGGGGAACTGCTGCCCGAGATCGTCGAGCGGCTCCTCTCCCGGTTCGCCGGGCTTCCCGTCCCCGGGGGACCGCTTCCCGTGCAGGGGGGAGGACGGCGGCCGACGCTGTGTCCGGGCTGCGCGCACCGGTCGAGTTTCTACGCCATCCGGAAGGCGGCCCCCGCGGGCATCTATCCGAGCGACATCGGCTGCTACACGCTGGGCATCAACCTCGGCGCCGTCGACACGGTCCTGTGCATGGGGGCCGCGGTCAGCCAGGCGGCCGGTTTCGATTACGCGCACCGGCTCTCCGGGAAACCGGTCGACATCGTCGCCACGATCGGCGACTCGACCTTCTACCACTCCGGGATCCCGCCCCTGATCGACGCCGTCGTCCAGGGGGCGCGATTCGTCCTCGTGATCCTCGACAACGGGACGACCGCGATGACGGGGAACCAGCCGACGCCGGGAACCGGGATCGGCGTGGGCGGGGAGACCACCGCGGCCGTCGACATGGAAGGGCTCGTCCGCGCCTGCGGCGTCCGATTCTGCCGGGTGGCGAACCCCGACCGTCTCCCGGAATTCGTCGCGCTGCTCAAGGAGGCGCTCGTCCATGCCCACGAACGAGGCGTCGCGGTGGTGATCGCCCGGCAACCGTGCGCGATGGTCGCCCGGGCCGCCGGAGGAACGTCGCCAGGTGCGATCGTGGTCACCGGGGAGTGCACCGGGTGCCGGCATTGCGTGGACCGGTTCGAATGCCCGGCCCTGGTCTTCGACGAGGCGTCGAACCGGGTCCGGGTGGACGAGATGATCTGCACCGGCTGCGGCGTGTGCGTCCACGTCTGCCCGGTGGGCGCGATCCGGACGCGGTCGGCCGGGGAGAAGCGTCCATGA
- a CDS encoding indolepyruvate oxidoreductase, with product MNSDVGKPPIIRQQIVLSGVGGQGVLFLSRLLAEAAIAGGFPVLTSETHGMAQRGGVVVSHVKVGGFESPLVRTGRADLLLVLKEGNVVLHREFLADGGALVVNAPVLTDPDSRVRVHPIDADALAFSAGTPHAVNLVLLGFALARIGGGTVGGFFCTAAEIREALSRRQGGGGSRLAASLSALDLGITHGT from the coding sequence ATGAATTCCGACGTCGGGAAGCCGCCCATCATCCGGCAGCAGATCGTCCTGTCCGGCGTCGGAGGGCAGGGGGTCCTGTTCCTTTCCCGCCTCCTGGCCGAGGCGGCGATCGCCGGCGGATTCCCGGTGCTCACATCGGAAACGCACGGAATGGCCCAGCGGGGCGGTGTGGTCGTCTCCCACGTGAAGGTGGGCGGATTCGAGAGCCCCCTGGTCCGGACGGGAAGGGCCGACCTGCTCCTGGTCCTCAAGGAGGGAAACGTCGTCCTTCATCGGGAGTTCCTGGCCGACGGCGGCGCCCTGGTCGTCAACGCGCCGGTCTTGACCGATCCCGATTCCCGCGTGCGGGTGCACCCGATCGATGCCGATGCGCTCGCTTTCTCGGCCGGAACTCCGCATGCGGTCAACCTGGTCCTGCTCGGATTCGCGCTTGCGCGGATCGGCGGCGGGACCGTGGGCGGTTTTTTCTGCACGGCGGCGGAGATCCGTGAGGCGCTCTCGCGGCGGCAAGGGGGGGGCGGATCCCGGCTCGCCGCCTCGCTCTCGGCGCTCGATCTTGGAATCACCCATGGAACGTGA